The Tolypothrix sp. PCC 7712 region GCTTATATTCTATATACATAAAAATCGCGGCGTATTTTTCTTATATCTAGCCTAAACTACTCTGAAGTAATTTTCTTATAAAATGTCATCGACTGTTTAGTATTCGCATAGCCAATTTTTTCATAAAAAATGTGCGCCTCTTTACGCTTAATATTAGAACGGAGAATAATTCCTTCACATCCAACTAAATCAGCCCACTCCTCAATATATTGCATTAATTTACGTCCAATTCCGGCATAACGATAATCTGCATCCACAACTAAACCAAAAAGTAATGCTTGATTTGGCATAATTATCAAATCACAAGTATGAGCTTGTGCCCAACCTACCACATAATCATTTGCTAAAGTAGCAACATAAACAACGTGACTTTTATTATCTTGAATTTTCACAAGGCGTTGCTCGATTTGCTGCGGCGTAGTGGAATATCCTAACTGCTCACAAAGAATTGCAATTCGCTCTACATCTTTATCTTTAGCCAATCTAATTTGGATTGTATCTTCAGTCATTAGTAGTAAGTTTTGTATCTGGGTAAATCAGCATTTATCGTCTGTAAATTATTCATGATTTCACAGCCACATCATAAACCTCTCTACCCAAATCCACATCCACAATATAAGGTTCAACAGCACGCTTAAATAACACCATTTCCCCTACTCCATTTTTCTTCAAATTCACATGACAAAACCACTCTTGATTATTCTTCTCAGGAAAATCTAAGTGATAGTGATAAAGTCCCCAGCGACTTTCGCGACGATATATTGATGCTCTTGCAGCCATCTCCGCACAATCTCTAATAAAATGCACCTCCATACAGCGCATCAGTTCATGGGGATCGTGCGCTCCCATTTGCGCCAAAGCATCATGATAACGCACAAAACTATTCAGCCCAATCTCCATTTTGTAATTAGATTTTGGCGGTTGTAAATAATCATTAACTATTCGCCGTAACTTATATTCAACCTGAGTATGGGGAATACCATTTGGCTGATTTAATGGTGCATAAATTCTCACTTTTTCTGCATCTAAAAATTCAGTATCAGGTTCTAAATGCTCTAAATCTTTGATGTAATCAATTGCATAAGTTCCTGCCAAACGACCATATACAAATGCCCCAATCATATAGTTATGAGGAACGCTTGCCATATCTCCAGCTGCATACAATCCTGGTACTGTGGTTTCAGCTTTTTCATTCACCCACACACCAGAAGCACTATGTCCGCTACATAAGCCAATTTCCGAGATATTCATCTCAATTCCATGAGTGCGGTAGTTCTCGCCTCTACCTTCGTGAAACCTTCCCCGGCTTGGTCTTTCATTTGACCATAAAATAGACTCAATTTCAGAAATTGTGTCTTCATCTAAATGAGTCATTTTCAATTGAATTGGCCCTTTACCAGAGTTCAATTCTTTCCAAATTTCTAACATCATTTGCCCGCTCCAATAATCACAATTAATGAAGCGGTGTCCTTCAGCGTTAGCAGTATATGCACCAAAAGGCCCGGCAACATAAGCGCAAGCTGGGCCGTTGTAGTCTTTAATTAAAGGATTAATTTGGAAGCATTCAATATTACTCAACTCTGCGCCTGCATGGTAAGCCATTGAGTAACCATCACCAGCATTCGTGGGGTTTTCATAAGTTCCGTAGAGGTAGCCTGATGCTGGTAATCCCAACCTTCCGCAAGCGCCAGTGCAAAGAATGACAGCTTTAGCTTGGATGACAACAAAATCGCCACCACGCACATCAAACCCAACCGCACCGATCGCTCTTCCTTCTCTTACCAAAACCCTCGTCGCCATGACGCGGTTAGTAACATTAACTTTATGGCGCTTTACCTGTCGGGTAAGAATCGTTTTTAAATCTTTACCTTCAGGCATTGGCAATACATATTTACCTACCCGATGCACTTGCTTCACATCGTAATTGCCTTGGGGGTCTTTTTGGAACTTCACACCCCAACTTTCTAGTTCTTGAATAGTTTCATAGCCTAGCAAGGCGGTTTGATAGACAGCTTTTTGATGGAGAATCCCATCATTAGCAATTGTGACTTCGCGGACATACTGTTCTGGCGTTGAGTATCCAGGGATGACGGCTGTATTTACGCCATCCATTCCCATTGCGATCGCACCACTCCGACGAATATTAGCCTTCTCCAAAATCAACACATCCGCCGCCGGATTAGCCTGTTTCGCCTTAATTCCCGCCATCGTCCCCGCCGTACCACCGCCAATCACTAGTACATCGGTTTTTATCAATTGCGTAGTTATTTCCATATAATCACCCGAGTTAAATATTGGGAAGGGAAGAGGGACAAGGAAGATAAATAACTATTCCCCCATGCCCAATGCCCAATGCCCTAATTCCCTAATTCCGCCAAACTATGTCCTTAACATTAATTTGCTTCGGTATAAGTTTGATTTTGTAGAATGCATCAGCAATCTCTTGCTGTTTTGCAATTACTTCATCGGTAAGTGTCAGCACACCATAATCACGCCGCTTTTCTGCTACCTCTAAAACAGCTGCATCAATACCCAATGTAGGCGAGAGGAATTTCGCTACTTCACTAGGATTATTCTTGGCCCAGTCACTAGTCTTTTTCAATTCATCTAAAACTATTTTCAAACTATCAGCATGAGCATCTACAAAAGATTTAGCAGCCAAATAATAACCACGATTCGGCGCTAATCCAGTTGCGTCGCTGAGGATACGTGCGCCTGTGGCTTTTTCTGCTAAAGCTAAGTAAGGATCCCAAATTGCCCAAGCATCAACGTTTTTACCTTCAAACGCAGCACGTCCATCAGCAGGTTGGAGGGTAATGGCTTGGATGTCAGTATATTGCAATCCGGCTTTTTCTAGGGCTTTTACTACTAGGTAGTTTGTGTTTGAACCTTTGGCGAAAGCCACTTTTTTACCCTTGAGATCCGCTACTGTTTTAATTGGAGAATCTTTGTGAACAAGGATGGCTTCAGCTTTCGTACTCCAAGGATCGTAAGCTACATAAACTAAAGGCGTACCTGCAGCTTGGGCAAATATTGGTGGCGATTCTCCTGTATAGCCGAAGTCTATACTACCTGAGTTGATAGCTTCTAACATTGGCGGGCCTGATGGAAATTCACTCCAGGTAACAGAAGCACCAGAAGCCGCCAAAGCTTTTTCTAAATCGCCTCTGGTTTTCAATGCGCTTAAGATAGTTCCCGCTTTCTGAAATCCAATTCTAACTGTATTACTACTAACTGCTGGACTTTGATTAGGTGTTGATGTTGCCTGTTCTGTGGGTGTTGTTGTTGCTTGCTGCGTTGTGCTGGAAGAACAAGCGGAAACAAATAAAACTAAACCAAGACCCACCGCAAACAGTAAAGAAAAAATCCGGATTCTTCTGTGTTGAAAGTTTTGGAAAAAGCGGAGAAAAATGTTCAATATTCGAGATTGAAAGCGCTGGGACAACATAAATACTTTGCTTCTAATGGTAAACACCTATGCCACAACAGTAAATCTACAGTAAACGGATTTAATCACCGTAGATTAAAGTGATAAAAATATCACACAACAAAAATTTATCTCTCAGGCATAGCCGAGAAACTGGGGAAATATTGCTTACTTTTGTCAGCAATATAATTATTTCAAAATAATACTACGGTATATTTACCAAAATATAGTAATTTACGGTAAAATTTATCAGGAGATGTAAAGCCTAGCAATGAGCGAGCAAATTTTACAACAACAAATTGCCTACTATAGTGCTAGAGCCAACGAATATGATGAATGGTTCTATCGCCTAGGCCGTTATGATCGCGGCGTGGAAATCAACCAGCGTTGGTTTCAAGAAGTTGATATTGTCCAACAGGCTTTACAACAAATTGGACAATTCGATAAAATTTTAGAACTAGCTTGCGGAACGGGAATTTGGACGCAAGAACTGTTAAAAATTGGCAAGAAAATTACTGCCATTGATGCTTCAGAAGAAGTAATTGCGATTAATCGTAGTAAGTTAAATTCACAGAATGTAGAATATCAGCAAATAGATTTATTTACATGGGAACCTAATGCTGAATATGATTTCGTATTTTTCTCTTTCTGGTTATCTCATGTACCACCAGAATTATTAGAATCATTTTTAGTAAAAGTATATAAATCTGTACGTGTTGGTGGACAAGTCTTTATTGTTGATTCGCGCTTTGAACCGACATCTACAGCTAATAACCATATTCTTAAAGATGATGGCAATATTTACAAAAGCCGTAAATTAAATGATGGGCAAGAATTTCAGATTGTGAAAGTTTTTTATCAACCAGATGCACTACACAAACATT contains the following coding sequences:
- a CDS encoding GNAT family N-acetyltransferase, with amino-acid sequence MTEDTIQIRLAKDKDVERIAILCEQLGYSTTPQQIEQRLVKIQDNKSHVVYVATLANDYVVGWAQAHTCDLIIMPNQALLFGLVVDADYRYAGIGRKLMQYIEEWADLVGCEGIILRSNIKRKEAHIFYEKIGYANTKQSMTFYKKITSE
- a CDS encoding fumarate reductase/succinate dehydrogenase flavoprotein subunit, giving the protein MEITTQLIKTDVLVIGGGTAGTMAGIKAKQANPAADVLILEKANIRRSGAIAMGMDGVNTAVIPGYSTPEQYVREVTIANDGILHQKAVYQTALLGYETIQELESWGVKFQKDPQGNYDVKQVHRVGKYVLPMPEGKDLKTILTRQVKRHKVNVTNRVMATRVLVREGRAIGAVGFDVRGGDFVVIQAKAVILCTGACGRLGLPASGYLYGTYENPTNAGDGYSMAYHAGAELSNIECFQINPLIKDYNGPACAYVAGPFGAYTANAEGHRFINCDYWSGQMMLEIWKELNSGKGPIQLKMTHLDEDTISEIESILWSNERPSRGRFHEGRGENYRTHGIEMNISEIGLCSGHSASGVWVNEKAETTVPGLYAAGDMASVPHNYMIGAFVYGRLAGTYAIDYIKDLEHLEPDTEFLDAEKVRIYAPLNQPNGIPHTQVEYKLRRIVNDYLQPPKSNYKMEIGLNSFVRYHDALAQMGAHDPHELMRCMEVHFIRDCAEMAARASIYRRESRWGLYHYHLDFPEKNNQEWFCHVNLKKNGVGEMVLFKRAVEPYIVDVDLGREVYDVAVKS
- a CDS encoding class I SAM-dependent methyltransferase, coding for MSEQILQQQIAYYSARANEYDEWFYRLGRYDRGVEINQRWFQEVDIVQQALQQIGQFDKILELACGTGIWTQELLKIGKKITAIDASEEVIAINRSKLNSQNVEYQQIDLFTWEPNAEYDFVFFSFWLSHVPPELLESFLVKVYKSVRVGGQVFIVDSRFEPTSTANNHILKDDGNIYKSRKLNDGQEFQIVKVFYQPDALHKHLAQVGFKADVKFTEHYFTYAHATKFYS
- a CDS encoding sulfonate ABC transporter substrate-binding protein produces the protein MLSQRFQSRILNIFLRFFQNFQHRRIRIFSLLFAVGLGLVLFVSACSSSTTQQATTTPTEQATSTPNQSPAVSSNTVRIGFQKAGTILSALKTRGDLEKALAASGASVTWSEFPSGPPMLEAINSGSIDFGYTGESPPIFAQAAGTPLVYVAYDPWSTKAEAILVHKDSPIKTVADLKGKKVAFAKGSNTNYLVVKALEKAGLQYTDIQAITLQPADGRAAFEGKNVDAWAIWDPYLALAEKATGARILSDATGLAPNRGYYLAAKSFVDAHADSLKIVLDELKKTSDWAKNNPSEVAKFLSPTLGIDAAVLEVAEKRRDYGVLTLTDEVIAKQQEIADAFYKIKLIPKQINVKDIVWRN